A genomic stretch from Hemibagrus wyckioides isolate EC202008001 linkage group LG02, SWU_Hwy_1.0, whole genome shotgun sequence includes:
- the antkmt gene encoding adenine nucleotide translocase lysine N-methyltransferase, producing MEDETQEEILAQFKEKRLGGWGLLQLTAGTGLAAYAVWAGILMPGFRRVPLKLQVPYIPASKRQVCNVMTLLKGRTGSLADLGSGDGRIVLEASQKGFSPAVGYELNPWLLRLARFHAWRTGHYGKVSYRREDLWKVNLSGYENITVFLAPSVLAPLQKKLLAELPEDAMIVAGRFPFPDWTACRIEGDGVDRAWAYHIQALRKHHRSSKDSKSAEQTS from the exons ATGGAGGATGAAACCCAGGAAGAGATTCTGGCCCAGTTTAAAGAGAAGCGGCTGGGAGGATGGGGTCTGTTACAGCTGACGGCGGGGACAGGACTGGCGGCCTATGCCGTGTGGGCAGGGATTCTGATGCCTGGGTTTCGCAGAGTGCCTCTAAAACTACAG gtGCCTTACATACCAGCCAGTAAACGGCAAGTGTGTAACGTTATGACGCTGCTGAAGGGCCGCACTGGAAGTCTTGCTGACTTGGGCTCAGGAGACGGGAGGATC GTCCTAGAAGCAAGTCAAAAGGGTTTCTCTCCCGCTGTGGGCTACGAGTTGAACCCATGGCTTCTTCGCCTCGCAAGATTTCACGCTTGGAGAACTGGCCATTATGGGAAAGTCTCCTACCGGAGGGAGGACCTGTGGAAG GTTAATCTTTCAGGCTATGAGAACATCACAGTGTTCTTAGCTCCAAGTGTG CTTGCGCCTTTGCAAAAGAAGCTACTAGCTGAGCTCCCTGAGGATGCCATGATAGTTGCCGGACGCTTTCCCTTCCCTGATTGGACGGCATGCAGGATAGAAGGGGACGGTGTAGACAGAGCCTGGGCCTACCACATACAAGCTCTCAGAAAACACCACCGGTCATCAAAGGACAGCAAGTCAGCTGAGCAAACCAGCTGA
- the fbxw9 gene encoding F-box/WD repeat-containing protein 9, producing the protein MSMPQVTGSKNEEEEEERRRGEVCLEEEQSLNSSDTPPSTQLGLNLRQCGGTPETSPSPSGLLSLPWEMVTRIASHLPAQCVINILPQVCRALGQVGEDTSAWQRRAQRLTGPQSSFPVGPRIHFDWPTACLEMEQLIEWWTRQEETAELPEPGIEIQVEVDQDEVVQEGEAAANGVEREADAERQPAPAEKEIRPEDEDPEIQGVGEEQGNNIIIIREEERENADMEDELEERQQEQEDSGIDVKMNPTPALEHIVLSSGHIADVNTVLLVGGEGSVCISGSRDRNVNLWDVRRSSSGELLGTLGARGRYNTTHQGWVWCLAASGDLLASGSFDSTVKLWDLNAGGAERGNIKSRAAVLSLSCQDHMLFAGSHDHKVSIYDTRAAEPLVKSLRLHSDIVLCLASDEQYILSGSKDNTVAVFDRRAGKALKKIHLKSYFLSMSYSGREVWAGDYHGLLHTFSMNEGSLKSIAQFNVGHTSLVTGVHHSPGTLYTCSSDRTIKVHLPCAPPKTLYTLHNQAAVNGLSVEAGVLAVATGDMNVEVWRPRQ; encoded by the exons ATGTCGATGCCGCAGGTGACCGGGAGtaagaatgaggaggaggaggaggagagaagaagaggtGAAGTGTGTTTGGAAGAAGAGCAGAGTCTCAACAGCAGTGACACTCCTCCCTCCACACAGCTAGG GTTAAACTTGAGACAATGCGGTGGTACCCCAGAGACGAGTCCTTCTCCTTCAGGCTTACTGTCTCTTCCATGGGAGATGGTCACACGCATTGCATCTCACCTGCCCGCTCAGTGTGTCATCAACATCCTGCCTCAG GTGTGCAGGGCGTTGGGGCAGGTGGGTGAGGACACGTCGGCCTGGCAGCGTCGGGCTCAGAGACTTACAGGCCCCCAAAGCTCCTTCCCAGTTGGGCCCAGAATTCATTTTGATTGGCCCACAGCCTGCCTTGAGATGGAACAGTTGATTGAATGGTGGACCAGGCAAGAAGAAACAGCAGAGCTGCCAGAGCCTGGGATTGAGATACAGGTGGAAGTGGATCAGGATGAAGTTGTACAAGAAGGAGAAGCAGCGGCGAATGGAGTAGAGCGTGAAGCGGATGCAGAGAGACAGCCTGCCCCTGCTGAGAAGGAAATCAGGCCAGAAGATGAAGATCCTGAAATACAAGGAGTAGGAGAAGAACAAGGAAATAACATAATAATCATcagagaagaggaaagagagaatgCTGATATGGAGGACGAACTAGAAGAACGACAACAGGAGCAAGAAGACAGTGG gATTGATGTAAAGATGAACCCCACACCTGCCCTAGAGCACATCGTGCTCTCCTCAGGCCACATCGCTGACGTTAACACAGTCCTGCTGGTTGGAGGTGAGGGCTCAGTGTGCATCTCCGGGTCCAGAGATCGTAATGTGAACCTGTGGGACGTGAGAAGGAGCTCGAGCGGGGAGCTGCTGGGCACACTGGGAGCTCGTGGCCgctataacactacacaccaaGGCTGGGTGTGGTGTCTTGCAGCCAGCGGTGATCTCCTGGCCTCTGGATCCTTCGACAGCACTGTGAAGCTCTGGGACCTGAACGCTGGAGGGGCAGAAAGAGGAAATATCAAGAGCCGTGCGgccgtgctctctctctcctgtcaggATCACATGCTGTTTGctgggtcacatgaccataaagTCAGCATTTATGACACCAGAG CTGCAGAACCACTGGTCAAAAGCCTTCGTCTCCATAGTGACATTGTGCTGTGCCTGGCGTCCGATGAGCAGTACATTCTGTCTGGCAGCAAAGACAACACTGTGGCTGTGTTTGACCGCAGAGCTGGGAAAGCGCTGAAGAAAAttcat ctGAAGTCTTACTTCTTGTCCATGTCATACAGCGGGAGAGAGGTGTGGGCCGGAGACTACCACGGGCTCCTTCACACCTTCTCCATGAACGAAGGCTCCTTGAAATCAATAGCCCAGTTTAATGTAGGCCACACTTCACTAGTGACGGGTGTGCATCACTCGCCTGGGACTCTTTACACCTGCTCTTCTGATCGCACCATTAAG GTTCACCTTCCATGTGCTCCTCCAAAGACTCTGTACACGCTTCATAATCAAGCAGCAGTGaatggg CTAAGTGTTGAGGCAGGAGTTCTGGCTGTAGCCACTGGTGacatgaatgtggaagtgtggCGACCCAGACAGTGA
- the LOC131342641 gene encoding guanine nucleotide-binding protein G(I)/G(S)/G(O) subunit gamma-12-like, which yields MEAGKVYSSNTVLQARKAVEQLRLEANLERIKISAAAAQLVQYCQEHRRGDPLLTGIAASSNPFKDKKTCVLL from the exons ATGGAGGCTGGAAAAGTGTACAGCAGTAACACTGTGCTTCAAGCTAGAAAAGCTGTGGAGCAGCTGAGACTGGAAGCCAACTTGGAAAGAATCAAG ATCTCAGCTGCGGCTGCTCAGCTCGTGCAGTACTGTCAGGAGCACCGGCGTGGAGATCCACTGCTCACAGGCATCGCTGCTTCATCCAACCCATTCAAGGACAAGAAGACATGTGTGCTATTGTGA
- the dhps gene encoding deoxyhypusine synthase produces the protein MADQIPFVALDAVLKESGALPEDMPQIRGYDFNQGVDHRALLHSYLTTGFQASSFAMAVQEINKMIDRRLEPVEEQEQTCDSQQSESGCTIFLGYTSNLISSGVRESIRYLVQHKMVDVVVTTAGGIEEDLIKCLAPTYLGEFSLPGKELRQRGINRIGNLLVPNDNYCKFEDWLMPILDQMVLEQKTEGTCWTPSKMIHRLGKEINNPDSVYYWAYKNDIPVFSPAITDGSLGDMIYFHSYKNPGLVLDIVEDIRRLNCKAVFAKNTGMIILGGGLVKHHIANANLMRNGADFAVYVNTGQEFDGSDSGARPDEAVSWGKIRMDAKPVKVYADASIVFPLLVAETFAHQASKLTSHKESD, from the exons ATGGCAGATCAGATCCCCTTCGTGGCCCTAGATGCTGTTCTGAAAGAGAGTGGCGCTCTCCCAGAGGACATGCCACAGATCAGAGGTTATGATTTTAATCAGGGAGTAGACCACCGAGCTCTGCTGCACTCCTACCTCACCACAGGCTTCCAGGCTAGCAGTTTTGCCATGGCTGTACAGGAGATCAATAAGATG ATTGACAGACGTCTGGAGCCGGTGGAGGAGCAGGAACAGACCTGTGACTCTCAGCAGAGTGAGTCAGGATGTACCATCTTCTTAGGCTACACATCCAACCTCATCAGCTCCGGGGTCCGCGAGAGCATCCGCTATCTTGTTCAGCATAAAATG GTGGACGTGGTAGTGACAACAGCAGGAGGCATTGAGGAAGATCTTATTAAATGTTTGGCTCCCACATATCTAGGTGAATTTAGCCTTCCAGGCAAAGAGCTGAGACAGAGAGGCATCAACAG AATCGGTAACCTGCTGGTGCCTAATGACAACTACTGCAAGTTTGAGGACTGGTTGATGCCCATCCTGGACCAGATGGTGTTGGAGCAAAAAACGGAG GGCACATGCTGGACTCCCTCCAAAATGATCCACAGACTAGGCAAAGAAATCAACAACCCTGACTCTGTGTACTACTGGGCTTACAAG aatGACATCCCTGTGTTTAGTCCTGCCATCACTGATGGTTCATTGGGTGATATGATCTATTTCCATTCCTACAAGAACCCGGGACTGGTCTTGGACATTGTGGAGG ATATCCGGAGGTTGAACTGTAAAGCTGTGTTTGCCAAAAACACAGGCATGATCATTCTGGGTGGAGGCCTCGTGAAGCACCACATCGCAAACGCCAATCTTATG AGGAATGGTGCCGATTTTGCTGTGTACGTGAACACGGGGCAAGAGTTTGATGGCTCAGACTCAGGGGCCAGACCAGATGAGGCTGTGTCTTGGGGAAAAATCCGCATGGATGCCAAACCTGTCAAA